The proteins below are encoded in one region of Styela clava chromosome 4, kaStyClav1.hap1.2, whole genome shotgun sequence:
- the LOC120326909 gene encoding lysM and putative peptidoglycan-binding domain-containing protein 1-like has protein sequence MTEWQSIVSTGVIQNSYGSFVRSGRKPAEPLFQHYVDPGETLPGIALRFGTSTEELRRINKLHYTDSIQSRQYLLIPGQKNGESSQNSAVNNAKSESPKILLKKGKNSAENESNSTPQKPTVAEDSVHDFLQKLDKQINSTMKVTSTMLSEKSDIEIRKNTHAPCAKFMRRKPSFESATKTTFSNSNSFHQDTDELFQL, from the coding sequence ATGACTGAGTGGCAGTCAATCGTTTCTACAGGAGTGATACAGAATTCATACGGATCATTTGTGCGCTCAGGCAGAAAACCAGCGGAACCTCTCTTCCAACATTATGTCGATCCAGGCGAAACATTGCCAGGAATCGCACTAAGATTTGGAACTTCGACCGAAGAATTAAGAAGGATAAATAAACTTCATTATACGGATTCGATACAATCTCGacaatatttattaataccaGGACAGAAAAATGGTGAATCATCACAAAATTCAGCAGTAAATAATGCAAAGTCAGAAAGTCCaaaaattcttttgaaaaaGGGTAAAAATTCTGCGGAAAATGAGTCAAATTCTACGCCGCAAAAACCAACAGTAGCAGAAGACAGTGTCCATGATTTTCTTCAAAAACTTGATAAACAAATAAACTCAACAATGAAAGTGACATCAACGATGCTTTCTGAGAAAAGCGATAttgaaattcgtaaaaatacTCACGCACCTTGTGCCAAATTCATGAGGAGAAAACCCTCGTTTGAATCGGCCACGAAaacaactttttcaaactcTAATTCATTTCATCAAGACACAGATGAGCTATTCCAACTTTAG